GAAGGTGATGCAGGTACTGAATCAGTACAATTTCTACTTTCTCGACAGCATGACTATCGGCAACAGCCAGTCAATCCCGGCCGCCGAGGGAACGCATGTTAAGGTATTGAAGCGTAGAGTGTTTCTCGATGACAGCCAGAGTGATGCGGCAATTCGCGAACAATTTACCCGTGCGGTGAAACTGGCACAGCGCGATGGTTATGCCATTGCCATCGGACATCCTCATCCCAATACCGTGCGGGTATTGCAGCAAATGCTACCAACATTGCCTGCTGATATTACGCTGGTACGCCCCAGCCAGTTGCTGAATGAGCCGTTACATCAGGGGTCCGGACCATCAAAACCGCAGCCCACTCCTGCTCCTCATTTCCGTGCGCCAGGAGTATGTAAGGCCAGCAAACCGCTGTCACCCGTGCCACAGAGTCGGGCGGTATCTTTGGTCGCAGAGAGCATTCAGCAAAGCCCCTTCATCCGGAATCTGACAAATTTGTTCTGAGCAGCTTCCCATTGCCGCGCAGATAATGGAAAATTTTCCCCTGACCGCATTGCATCGTCAATGCGGTTAAACGATACCCAAACAGCATCGCCGGCAGTGAAACTTAACCCAGATCAACCGGTCCAATAAGTTTCATTATAATCAGTGCATGAAGAACGAGTCAGTCAATGCGTAAGATCTGGAAAACCAAGCTGTTAGATAAGGCTATTGTCATTCACAATTTAGTGAAACGCCATCAGGTTGAAACATCCGTCGATTTTTCAGCATTGCGTCCTGCACACATTTTAATTTTCTCGACCACCGCACTCGGCGACTTTCTTTTTAACACTCCGGCGATTCGCGCTGTGCGCAAACGTTATCCTGACGCAATCATTACACTCATCGCCCATCAGAAATTCGCTGAGTTTCTCCAGCAGGGTGATGACTGGGATAACCTGGTGTTCTGGAATAATAAAGCCATCACCATCCCCGGCTTGCTGAAGCAATTAAAATCCTTCCCAAAAGCCGAGCTGGCTTTATTGCTGCATTCGCATGAGCCTTATGATTATTTATCCGCGATCATGGCTGGAGCAAAGTACATTATCAAGGATAACTATAAGGACAATGTACCGCTGCGCGATAAATGGCTGATTGATTACATCATTGCATTCAAAGGTCATATTATTGAGCGTAAACTGCAATTAGTTCAGGCTCTGGGCTGTGACGTTTCCGATATAGAAATGAAACTCCCCCTTCGGGTCGAAGAAAAAAAGGTTCTCTCTTCGCCAACAATAGGTTTGCAGCTTGGTGCTTCAACGCCGGAACGCTGCTGGGCACCAGAAAACTTTGCAGCTATGACTCATCAGCTCCTTGATCATTCTCCAAACTTGTCTTTTGTGTTGATCGGCGGTCCCGGTGATAAAGGCAGGGCTGAATCCTTTATCAATCTTGTCCCTGTGCAATATCACGATCGCATTCTTAATCGGGTCGGTGATACGTCTCTGCCCGAATTATGCACACTGATTAATGATTTTGATCTATTAGTGACCGGAGACACCGGCCCCCTGCACATCGCCGTCACTGTAAAAACCCCAACCTTAGGATTATTCGTCACAGCAAACCCTTATGCTACCGGTGCGCTGCAAAACCCAGAGTTGCACCATATGATTTATATCGGGCGTCAGAAATCACAGGATCATCTGGCACATATCATGGATGTCATAAAACCAGAGAGAGTTGCTGAGCAAGTTGCACGAATTCTCAGCAAAATTCGCCCAGAAATTCCGCTAATGGAAAAACCTTACCAATAAGATTATTCTCTGAAACATACGAATTTTTTTTCCTGGCTCGATAATATTAGCTATACTTCGACGAGGAAAAAGAAATCGCTCAGAGATGTTCATGGAATGACGGCATCTTCAGTTCAGTTAAGAATTCGAAGAGGTAATAAACATCGACAGGTTCTGGTATGTTTTATGAATAGTAAGGTTTTATCAATTGTTGTCACAGCCCATAATCTGGAAGGGCATATTAAGAAAACTCTGGAAAGTATACTTCTGGCGGTTGGCAACAAAGTATCTTCTTGTGAGTTGATCCTTATTGATGATGCCTCAGTCGATGGAACCAGCAATATCCTGCGTGAATTTGCGGATAAAAACGAATACGCTTTCTATTATCGAACTGAATTCAAAAACATCGGAAAAGTCAGAAACTTCGCCATTGATAAATGCCAGGGTGGATACATCACCATGGTCGATGGTGATGATTTGGTTTATGAGAAATCTCTGGCCAAAATAATAGATTTTCTCGAAAATCATGACATTGATATTCTTATCTCTCCCCTTTATGAAATTAAAGGTGAGATTCCACTGCTTGATAACTGGCAATGGAAGGCCCCACAGAAAATCACCCAGGATAACGCCATTGAAGAATTTCTTATTCACAAGAAATTCCAGGGTCACTTTATTGGGAAAGTAGTCAATAAGTCTT
This genomic stretch from Pantoea cypripedii harbors:
- a CDS encoding divergent polysaccharide deacetylase family protein, with protein sequence MFQPRKLPAALCGLFLSLSAHAGKLSIVIDDFGYRPVEENKVLQMPAAISVAVLPNATFARQMATKAHQSGHEVLIHLPMAPLSKQPLEKDTLTPEMSSAEIARIIHDAVGKVPYAVGLNNHMGSKMTSSLPGMQKVMQVLNQYNFYFLDSMTIGNSQSIPAAEGTHVKVLKRRVFLDDSQSDAAIREQFTRAVKLAQRDGYAIAIGHPHPNTVRVLQQMLPTLPADITLVRPSQLLNEPLHQGSGPSKPQPTPAPHFRAPGVCKASKPLSPVPQSRAVSLVAESIQQSPFIRNLTNLF
- a CDS encoding glycosyltransferase family 2 protein, translated to MNSKVLSIVVTAHNLEGHIKKTLESILLAVGNKVSSCELILIDDASVDGTSNILREFADKNEYAFYYRTEFKNIGKVRNFAIDKCQGGYITMVDGDDLVYEKSLAKIIDFLENHDIDILISPLYEIKGEIPLLDNWQWKAPQKITQDNAIEEFLIHKKFQGHFIGKVVNKSLFRDSHFPAFFCYEDIALIPEILKKAVNVYFCQRPFYIYIKQAHSLSSALSAEKLELKAQALLMMDAEFGSYWRHLTAIHVVQLLYKHKKQLSKASQDAMYDILRQTSTSKFFLSSRVRLSIKKKYLILKLKIR
- a CDS encoding glycosyltransferase family 9 protein, which gives rise to MRKIWKTKLLDKAIVIHNLVKRHQVETSVDFSALRPAHILIFSTTALGDFLFNTPAIRAVRKRYPDAIITLIAHQKFAEFLQQGDDWDNLVFWNNKAITIPGLLKQLKSFPKAELALLLHSHEPYDYLSAIMAGAKYIIKDNYKDNVPLRDKWLIDYIIAFKGHIIERKLQLVQALGCDVSDIEMKLPLRVEEKKVLSSPTIGLQLGASTPERCWAPENFAAMTHQLLDHSPNLSFVLIGGPGDKGRAESFINLVPVQYHDRILNRVGDTSLPELCTLINDFDLLVTGDTGPLHIAVTVKTPTLGLFVTANPYATGALQNPELHHMIYIGRQKSQDHLAHIMDVIKPERVAEQVARILSKIRPEIPLMEKPYQ